A genomic window from Tolypothrix sp. PCC 7910 includes:
- a CDS encoding CHAT domain-containing protein, translating into MNEQRQQAYLNLIRSLLDSPNGEEPEILAANQELLDAGFVQMVEEVAQMFSQQGDENTANWLQSLAMQLREVLNLDTKVDLQSLSEEEIQTYYQFLMEVLQVILESRGNSQVVYPLLAKNIDKLDGVLPEILRHWGTITLGEAKTDEAEYLAAVIVKFSNLIQEFPLGSKASNMEIAITGYEVALNVYTPEALPIDWAMTQNNLAAAYSDRIKGDRAENIEMAIAAYTAALTVYTPEALPIDWAMTQNNLSNTYSNRIKGDRADNIEKAITAYTAALTVYTPEALPIDWAMTQNNLSNAYRERIKGDRADNIEKAIAASTAALTVCTREALPIDWAMTQNNLAAAYSDRIKGDRADNIEMAIAAYTAALTVRTREALPIDWAMTQNNLGLAYSDRIKGGKADNIEKAIAAYTAALTVYTREALPINWAITQNNLAIAYSNRIKGGRADNIEKAIAASTAALTVRTREALPIGWAMTQNNLAAAYSDRIKGDRADNIEKVIAAYTAALTVYTREALPVDWAMTQNNLAIAYSNRIKGDRADNIEKAIAAYTAALTVYTKEALPVDWAETLFALGRTYQDVNRFDLAYSAFKSAIDTVESLREEIISGEESKRKQAENFNKVYSRVLEVCLQLNKITEALEYAERSKTRNLVEQILERDAKTIFPADVVTQLETYRDEIATGQYQIQNGKAENPQDLAKHLQELRRQRNELQNRYLPVGYSFDFHSFQATLNVNTVIIEWYILNDKILAFIFTKTGEVTVWQSQPEDREALYIWGNQYLQNYYLQKDQWLNSLESELKQLAAILHIEEIIAIINQLSKHCNQLILIPHRFLHLFPLHALPVNQNAASYSNLLDLFPHGVSYAPSCQLLQQLQQRKRPDFQSLFAVQNPTGDLNYTDLEVQVIQSYFYPAKVLEKTAATLTAINQSELNTYHCAHFSCHGYFNLTNASQSGLVLANAAVEDTATKSNSERYLNVRAGETHDLEKCLTLAKIFALHLENCRLVTLSACETGLIDFENSSDEYIGLPSGFLLAGSKAVVSSLWTVSDLSTAFLMIKFYENLQTINTVSLALNQAQQWLRNLTTEEFEALLVKYDPQIEEIFAQLPKEKRPVARAILKRTSKRKPHPFAAPFYWAGFTATGL; encoded by the coding sequence GTCAGCAAGCCTATCTCAATCTTATTCGCAGTTTATTAGATTCCCCCAATGGTGAAGAACCAGAGATTTTAGCAGCAAACCAAGAATTACTTGATGCTGGCTTTGTGCAGATGGTAGAAGAAGTAGCACAGATGTTTTCACAGCAGGGGGATGAGAATACAGCGAATTGGTTGCAAAGTTTGGCAATGCAACTAAGGGAAGTATTAAATCTAGATACTAAAGTAGATTTGCAATCTCTCAGTGAGGAGGAGATACAGACATATTACCAATTCTTGATGGAGGTGCTACAAGTAATCTTAGAAAGTAGAGGTAATTCCCAGGTAGTTTACCCCTTGCTGGCAAAGAATATAGACAAACTCGACGGAGTGTTACCAGAAATATTGCGCCATTGGGGGACAATTACACTTGGGGAAGCGAAAACAGATGAAGCGGAATATTTAGCAGCAGTTATTGTTAAATTTAGCAATCTAATTCAGGAATTCCCCTTGGGTAGCAAAGCCAGCAATATGGAAATTGCCATCACTGGCTATGAAGTCGCGTTAAATGTCTACACTCCTGAAGCTTTGCCTATTGATTGGGCAATGACACAAAATAATCTCGCTGCTGCCTACAGCGATAGAATCAAAGGAGACAGGGCTGAGAACATCGAAATGGCGATCGCTGCTTATACTGCGGCGTTAACTGTCTACACTCCTGAAGCTTTGCCGATTGATTGGGCAATGACGCAAAATAATCTCTCAAATACCTACAGCAATAGAATTAAAGGAGACAGGGCAGATAACATTGAAAAAGCGATCACTGCTTATACTGCGGCGTTAACTGTCTACACTCCTGAAGCTTTGCCGATTGATTGGGCAATGACGCAAAATAATCTCTCAAATGCCTACAGGGAGAGAATTAAAGGAGACAGGGCAGATAACATCGAAAAAGCGATCGCTGCTTCTACTGCTGCCTTAACTGTCTGCACTAGAGAAGCTTTGCCGATTGATTGGGCAATGACGCAAAATAATCTCGCTGCTGCCTACAGCGATAGAATCAAAGGAGACAGGGCAGATAACATCGAAATGGCGATCGCGGCTTATACTGCTGCCTTAACTGTCAGAACCAGAGAAGCTTTGCCTATTGATTGGGCAATGACACAAAATAATCTCGGACTTGCCTACAGCGATAGAATTAAAGGAGGCAAGGCAGATAACATCGAAAAAGCGATCGCTGCTTATACTGCTGCTTTAACTGTCTACACCAGAGAAGCTTTGCCTATTAATTGGGCAATAACACAAAATAATCTCGCAATTGCCTACAGCAATAGAATTAAAGGAGGCAGGGCAGATAACATCGAAAAAGCGATCGCTGCTTCTACTGCAGCTTTAACTGTCAGAACCAGAGAAGCTTTGCCTATTGGTTGGGCAATGACGCAAAATAATCTCGCTGCTGCCTACAGCGATAGAATCAAAGGAGACAGGGCAGATAACATCGAAAAAGTGATCGCTGCTTACACTGCTGCGTTAACTGTCTACACCAGAGAAGCTTTGCCTGTTGATTGGGCAATGACGCAAAATAATCTCGCAATTGCATACAGCAATAGAATTAAAGGAGACAGGGCAGATAACATCGAAAAAGCGATCGCTGCTTATACTGCTGCTTTAACTGTCTACACCAAAGAGGCTTTGCCTGTTGATTGGGCAGAAACTTTGTTCGCACTGGGAAGAACTTACCAAGATGTAAATCGGTTTGATTTAGCATACAGTGCTTTTAAGTCTGCCATTGACACAGTAGAATCTTTACGAGAGGAAATAATATCTGGCGAAGAAAGCAAACGCAAACAAGCGGAGAATTTTAACAAAGTCTATAGCCGCGTGTTAGAAGTTTGCTTGCAATTAAATAAGATTACCGAAGCACTAGAATATGCTGAACGTAGTAAAACCCGCAATTTAGTTGAGCAAATTCTTGAACGTGACGCTAAAACCATCTTCCCCGCAGATGTTGTGACTCAACTAGAAACCTACAGAGATGAAATAGCCACAGGACAATATCAAATCCAAAATGGTAAAGCGGAAAATCCCCAAGACTTAGCAAAACATCTCCAAGAATTGCGACGACAGCGTAACGAATTACAAAACCGCTATTTACCCGTTGGTTACAGTTTTGATTTTCATTCATTCCAAGCTACGTTGAATGTGAATACAGTTATCATTGAGTGGTATATTCTGAATGATAAAATCCTGGCGTTTATTTTCACCAAAACAGGAGAAGTAACTGTTTGGCAATCCCAACCAGAAGATAGAGAAGCTTTGTATATTTGGGGAAATCAATATTTACAAAATTACTACCTTCAAAAAGACCAATGGCTGAATAGCTTAGAGTCAGAACTAAAGCAATTAGCCGCAATTCTGCACATTGAAGAAATAATTGCCATCATCAATCAGCTATCAAAGCACTGTAATCAACTCATTTTAATTCCCCATCGGTTCTTGCATCTATTCCCCCTTCATGCCCTCCCAGTAAATCAAAATGCTGCAAGTTATTCTAATCTTCTAGATTTATTTCCTCATGGTGTGAGTTACGCACCCAGTTGTCAACTACTGCAACAGCTACAACAACGCAAACGTCCTGATTTTCAATCTTTGTTTGCGGTTCAAAATCCCACAGGCGATTTAAACTATACAGATTTAGAAGTACAAGTTATTCAAAGTTATTTTTATCCTGCCAAAGTTTTGGAAAAAACAGCCGCGACACTCACAGCAATTAATCAATCTGAGTTAAATACTTACCACTGCGCCCATTTTAGTTGTCACGGTTATTTTAACTTGACCAATGCTAGTCAATCTGGTTTAGTTCTAGCCAACGCAGCAGTCGAAGATACAGCAACAAAATCTAACTCTGAACGTTATCTAAACGTGCGCGCTGGGGAAACTCACGATTTAGAAAAATGTCTGACGTTAGCTAAAATATTTGCTCTACATTTAGAAAACTGTCGCCTCGTCACCCTTTCCGCTTGCGAAACTGGATTGATTGATTTTGAAAATTCCAGCGACGAATATATTGGTTTACCTAGCGGTTTTCTGTTAGCTGGTAGTAAAGCTGTAGTTAGTAGTTTGTGGACTGTCAGCGATTTATCTACAGCGTTTTTGATGATAAAATTTTATGAAAACTTGCAAACAATAAATACTGTCTCCCTAGCACTCAATCAAGCACAGCAGTGGTTGCGAAATTTAACAACAGAAGAATTTGAAGCACTGTTAGTTAAATATGATCCACAAATTGAAGAAATTTTTGCTCAACTCCCTAAAGAAAAACGTCCAGTTGCAAGAGCAATCTTAAAAAGAACCAGCAAGCGTAAACCCCATCCTTTTGCAGCCCCATTTTACTGGGCGGGATTTACAGCTACAGGGCTTTAA
- a CDS encoding zinc metalloprotease HtpX, whose amino-acid sequence MSLQSGLDAFNQGRYSEAVEILEQVSRNAVDQNSSDYLSAQMWLMKAYQGTGQIEKASILCQRLMMSDNPQVRSWAEQARQTLPQAPVTQPRTVPPDGRAAAGVKLAMGGVGGSLALASGVTITLLFGMVFALGLSLVFILGSDNPVQGLAIAITITLVFNLAAFFLSPYLMDLTQSWLYQTRWVELAEVESLSPETARVIQQVCQQKNLKTPRLGIINDQNPTAFTYGSLPNSARLVVSQGLFTYLDDDEVATVYAHELGHIVHWDFAVMTVASTLVQICYLIYSTASRFGRGGGDSKIKDAMQTAALVAYIFYIVGTYLLLYLSRTREYFADHFAAETTGNPNGLSRALVKIAYGILEEGQRTKEPSRLIEGTRALGIYDPKAAASTGTAYRIASDPQKIGRVFLWDMFNPWGWWMELNSTHPLTGKRVRALSTYAEQLGLPTEFDMGRVIGEGKSLNRSRLYGNFFLDVVLYGAETIGFLAGLVLGVIVLSSSSHTGLIFGAPLIGLGVGILIKALVMFPDYKQAADTDILTLMSDPYASPLRGQPAKLEGQLIGRGDAGYKFGSDLKIQDRSGMLYLHYASRFGPIGNFLFGMKRVQSLLGEQVEAVGWFRRGVAPWMDLIQLQSENGTVVNSYHRFWSFILGGGVIILGVALTIFVSNS is encoded by the coding sequence ATGTCATTGCAATCAGGATTAGATGCCTTTAACCAAGGACGTTATTCCGAAGCTGTTGAAATACTGGAACAAGTCAGTCGGAATGCTGTAGACCAAAATTCTTCAGATTATCTTTCAGCACAGATGTGGCTGATGAAAGCCTATCAAGGCACAGGACAGATTGAAAAAGCATCAATCCTGTGTCAACGGCTAATGATGAGTGATAATCCTCAAGTGCGGAGTTGGGCTGAACAAGCGCGTCAAACCCTCCCGCAAGCACCAGTTACACAACCCAGAACTGTACCCCCAGATGGACGTGCGGCGGCTGGAGTCAAATTAGCAATGGGTGGTGTGGGTGGAAGTCTGGCTTTAGCTTCTGGTGTCACCATCACCTTGTTGTTTGGGATGGTATTCGCTTTAGGCTTGAGCTTAGTATTTATTTTAGGTAGCGACAATCCAGTCCAAGGATTAGCGATCGCTATTACTATCACTTTAGTTTTTAATCTGGCTGCTTTTTTCCTGTCGCCTTATTTGATGGACTTAACCCAAAGTTGGCTTTACCAAACTCGCTGGGTAGAGTTGGCGGAAGTAGAAAGCCTCAGCCCAGAAACAGCAAGAGTGATTCAGCAAGTCTGTCAACAGAAGAACCTCAAAACCCCACGACTGGGTATTATCAACGACCAAAACCCTACGGCTTTTACTTATGGCTCATTGCCTAACAGCGCCCGGTTAGTTGTCAGTCAGGGGCTGTTCACATATTTAGATGATGATGAAGTTGCTACTGTTTACGCCCATGAATTAGGGCATATTGTTCACTGGGACTTTGCAGTGATGACAGTAGCTTCTACCTTAGTGCAAATTTGCTACTTAATTTACAGCACAGCCAGTAGGTTTGGTCGTGGCGGCGGTGATAGTAAAATCAAAGACGCGATGCAGACTGCTGCCCTTGTTGCCTATATTTTCTATATTGTTGGTACATACTTGCTACTGTATCTCTCCCGTACTAGAGAATACTTTGCTGACCACTTTGCAGCGGAAACCACGGGTAACCCCAATGGATTATCTCGTGCTTTGGTCAAAATTGCTTACGGGATACTAGAAGAAGGTCAAAGGACAAAAGAACCGAGCCGTTTGATTGAAGGAACCCGCGCCTTGGGTATTTATGACCCCAAAGCTGCAGCTTCCACTGGCACCGCTTACCGCATTGCTTCCGACCCGCAAAAAATTGGTCGCGTCTTTTTGTGGGATATGTTTAACCCTTGGGGTTGGTGGATGGAGTTAAATTCTACTCACCCGCTAACTGGTAAACGAGTCCGCGCCCTTAGCACCTATGCAGAACAGTTGGGTTTACCCACTGAGTTTGATATGGGGCGAGTTATTGGGGAAGGTAAGAGTCTCAATAGAAGTAGGCTTTACGGTAATTTCTTCTTAGATGTGGTGTTGTATGGTGCGGAAACCATCGGCTTTTTAGCTGGCTTAGTTTTAGGCGTGATTGTGTTGTCTAGTTCTTCCCATACAGGTTTAATTTTTGGCGCACCACTCATCGGCTTAGGCGTAGGAATTTTAATCAAAGCCTTGGTGATGTTCCCCGACTACAAACAAGCCGCAGATACCGATATTCTCACTCTCATGTCAGACCCCTACGCTAGTCCTTTGCGCGGACAACCTGCAAAACTGGAAGGACAACTGATTGGGCGTGGTGACGCAGGTTATAAATTTGGTTCTGATTTAAAAATTCAAGACCGTAGTGGAATGTTATATCTGCACTACGCCTCACGCTTCGGCCCTATTGGTAATTTTTTGTTTGGGATGAAGCGAGTCCAAAGCTTACTAGGCGAACAAGTTGAGGCTGTGGGTTGGTTCCGTCGAGGCGTTGCGCCTTGGATGGATTTGATTCAACTCCAAAGTGAGAATGGCACGGTTGTTAATAGTTACCATCGCTTCTGGTCATTTATACTGGGTGGCGGGGTAATTATTTTAGGAGTAGCCTTGACGATATTTGTCAGCAACAGTTAG
- a CDS encoding SH3 domain-containing protein, which translates to MSLIKKLTVGFLTVGALMNTVLPAMARPATLTTDSNLRTSASLTASVEEVLPLGSNVEVLNITYGDDGDYWYYVQPSVEGTANGWIRGDLVKFQPSKKRYATIVGERGYKINVRSSHNLNSKVLHSALSGDLVTVEDSYQNAGEYRWYRVKFPNNASGWVREDLLSIWPQGCIITCPAH; encoded by the coding sequence ATGAGTCTAATAAAAAAGCTGACGGTGGGATTTTTAACTGTTGGCGCATTGATGAATACAGTATTGCCTGCAATGGCTCGTCCGGCAACCTTGACGACTGACAGCAATTTGCGAACTAGTGCATCTTTAACAGCATCTGTAGAGGAAGTCTTACCATTGGGCAGTAATGTAGAGGTTTTAAATATTACCTATGGCGATGATGGCGATTATTGGTACTATGTGCAACCAAGTGTGGAAGGGACAGCAAACGGTTGGATACGAGGAGATTTAGTTAAGTTTCAGCCAAGCAAGAAGCGTTATGCAACTATAGTTGGGGAGCGTGGATATAAAATTAACGTGCGTTCCTCTCATAACTTAAACAGCAAAGTGCTGCACAGTGCCCTGTCAGGTGATTTGGTGACAGTTGAAGATTCCTACCAAAATGCAGGTGAATATCGTTGGTATCGCGTCAAGTTCCCAAATAATGCGAGTGGTTGGGTAAGAGAAGACTTGCTATCGATATGGCCCCAAGGATGCATTATTACTTGTCCTGCACATTAG
- a CDS encoding AAA family ATPase: MSELFKGFEQFLELVKTLEEKVEKGEIKTDVQINSRPMSSIPRYGNVPRPNNMANDVGTSRFRTQPPANSGGGGSNGGGGNGGGSESVIPPDAPSGYSLKDVGGLGEVLKELKELIAIPLKRPDLLAKLGLEPTRGVLLVGPPGTGKTLTARALAEELGVNYIALVGPEVISKYYGEAEQRLRGIFEKAAKNAPCIIFIDEIDSLAPDRSAVEGEVEKRLVAQLLSLMDGFSQSQGVIVLAATNRPDHLDPALRRPGRFDREVQFRIPDCNGRKEILQILTRAMPLDGTVDLDFIAERAVGFVGADLKAVCQKAAYTALRRHVPSIEEKVPDNMTVNQSDFLQALKEIKPAVLRSVEVEVPHIAWEDIGGLESIKQTLRESVEGALLYPELYLQTKALAPKGILLWGPPGTGKTLLAKAVASQARANFIGVNGPELLSRWVGASEQAVRELFAKARQADPCVVFIDEIDTLAPARGSYNGDSGVSDRVVGQLLTELDGLQVGTTILVIGATNRPDALDPALLRAGRLDLQMKVDLPDLSSRLSILKVHSQGRPLQDVDLQYWAEMTKGWNGADLTLLCNQAAVEAIRRFRSQGQTVPADIRITTDDFNYAYQVLTEQRPG; the protein is encoded by the coding sequence ATGAGTGAGTTATTTAAGGGATTTGAGCAATTCTTAGAGTTAGTGAAAACTCTAGAAGAAAAAGTAGAAAAAGGCGAGATTAAAACAGATGTGCAAATTAACTCTCGCCCAATGAGTAGTATTCCTCGTTATGGGAATGTGCCACGCCCCAATAATATGGCGAATGATGTTGGTACTAGTCGCTTCCGCACTCAACCTCCGGCTAATTCTGGTGGTGGTGGTAGCAATGGCGGTGGCGGTAATGGAGGAGGTTCTGAATCTGTGATTCCACCTGATGCGCCTTCGGGTTATAGCCTCAAAGATGTGGGTGGATTGGGTGAAGTTCTCAAAGAACTGAAGGAACTGATTGCTATTCCTTTAAAACGTCCCGATTTATTAGCAAAGCTGGGGCTAGAACCTACAAGGGGTGTATTGTTAGTTGGGCCTCCTGGAACAGGTAAAACTCTCACCGCCCGCGCTTTAGCTGAAGAACTCGGTGTTAACTATATCGCCCTTGTTGGGCCGGAAGTCATCAGTAAATATTACGGTGAAGCCGAGCAAAGACTACGGGGAATTTTTGAGAAAGCTGCTAAAAATGCTCCCTGTATTATCTTTATTGATGAAATCGATAGTTTGGCTCCAGACCGCAGCGCTGTAGAAGGCGAAGTAGAAAAACGCCTGGTAGCGCAACTATTGAGTTTAATGGATGGTTTCTCCCAAAGCCAAGGTGTAATTGTCCTAGCAGCGACAAATCGCCCCGACCATCTTGACCCAGCTTTACGCCGCCCAGGAAGATTTGATAGGGAAGTTCAGTTCCGTATTCCCGACTGCAACGGCCGCAAAGAGATTTTGCAAATTCTCACCCGCGCAATGCCTTTAGATGGGACAGTTGACCTGGATTTCATTGCTGAAAGAGCAGTGGGATTTGTGGGGGCTGACTTGAAAGCTGTTTGTCAAAAAGCTGCTTATACTGCATTACGTCGTCATGTTCCTTCGATTGAGGAAAAAGTTCCAGACAATATGACTGTTAACCAGTCAGACTTTTTACAAGCCCTCAAAGAAATCAAACCAGCGGTACTGCGGAGTGTCGAAGTTGAAGTTCCTCATATAGCTTGGGAAGATATCGGTGGTTTGGAATCAATTAAACAAACCCTGCGTGAATCAGTAGAAGGGGCGTTACTGTATCCAGAACTGTATCTGCAAACCAAAGCCCTAGCGCCCAAAGGCATATTACTGTGGGGGCCTCCGGGAACTGGTAAAACCTTATTAGCCAAAGCTGTAGCTTCCCAAGCCAGAGCCAACTTTATTGGTGTCAACGGCCCAGAATTACTGAGTCGTTGGGTGGGAGCCAGTGAACAAGCAGTACGAGAACTGTTTGCCAAAGCTAGACAAGCAGATCCCTGCGTAGTATTTATTGATGAAATTGATACCTTAGCCCCAGCTAGAGGAAGTTACAATGGTGATTCTGGAGTAAGCGATCGCGTAGTTGGTCAATTACTCACCGAATTAGATGGTTTACAAGTGGGAACTACTATCTTAGTAATTGGTGCCACCAATAGACCTGATGCTCTAGATCCAGCCTTATTACGTGCTGGACGCTTAGATTTACAAATGAAAGTAGATCTACCAGATCTCAGCAGCCGTCTGTCAATCTTGAAAGTTCATAGCCAAGGAAGACCTCTGCAAGATGTGGATTTGCAATATTGGGCAGAGATGACCAAAGGCTGGAATGGTGCAGACTTAACATTGCTGTGTAATCAAGCGGCTGTGGAAGCAATTCGCCGTTTCCGTTCCCAAGGGCAGACAGTACCCGCAGATATCAGAATCACTACTGATGATTTTAATTATGCTTATCAAGTGTTGACTGAGCAGCGGCCTGGATAG
- a CDS encoding ArsA family ATPase produces MMNHYDLLNLVMFSGKGGVGKTTISCSFARYWAKKFPQERILLLSTDPAHSLGDVLLSEVNDTALPLADLPNLSVQALDAQKLLLEFKAKYSRFLELLVERGSLADGEDLAPVWDLNWPGLNELMGLLEIQRLLSEKQVDRVVLDMAPSGHTLNLLRLKDFLDVILNSFELFQEKHRVITKSFTGNYTEDDVDRFLIDMKFQLAEGRRLLQDEKFTGCLVVAVSEPMCLLETERFLASLKDLEVPYAGLFVNRCLTDDELETDRYAEQQNLLTKYLQIAPEKPVFIVPQQQAPPLGSKLLDSLAAQIQTIDHVEIAPPPIIQWPNKILPSFGDFLAQGCQLIIVGGKGGVGKTTVAAAIGWACAQHYPHKKIRVISIDPAHSLGDAFGQTLGHEPVMLTANLSGQEVDETKVIDKFRSDYLWELADMISGEGSQTDSTVNVAYLPEAWRQIMSQALPGIDEILSLVTVMDLLDSNQADLIILDTAPTGHLLRFLEMPSALGDWLTWIFKLWMKYQNVLGHVDVIGRLRGLRQQVVQAQKKLKNPRDTQFIGVIQAEAAIIAEHIRLTESLKKMGVNQPYVVQNRYSSQAEIDGSLFPEQTIIRLPNLPRSVEPVVRVQCAAHLLFEFEELIANNS; encoded by the coding sequence ATGATGAACCATTACGACTTACTTAATTTAGTCATGTTCAGCGGCAAAGGTGGGGTTGGTAAAACCACCATCTCTTGCAGTTTTGCGCGTTATTGGGCTAAAAAGTTTCCTCAAGAAAGAATTTTGTTACTTTCTACCGATCCTGCACATTCTTTAGGCGATGTCTTACTTTCAGAAGTGAACGACACAGCTTTACCCTTAGCTGATTTGCCTAACTTGAGCGTGCAGGCATTGGATGCCCAAAAACTACTATTAGAATTTAAAGCAAAGTATAGCCGTTTTTTAGAATTACTAGTTGAACGAGGTAGTTTAGCAGACGGCGAAGACCTAGCACCAGTTTGGGATTTAAATTGGCCGGGTTTAAATGAACTCATGGGTTTGCTAGAAATTCAACGTCTGCTTTCAGAAAAGCAGGTGGATCGAGTGGTTCTCGATATGGCTCCCTCTGGGCATACATTAAATTTATTACGATTAAAAGATTTTTTAGATGTTATTTTAAATTCCTTTGAATTATTCCAAGAAAAGCATCGGGTAATTACCAAAAGTTTTACGGGTAACTATACAGAAGATGATGTTGATCGCTTCTTGATTGACATGAAATTTCAATTAGCAGAAGGCAGACGCTTACTGCAAGATGAGAAATTTACTGGCTGTTTAGTAGTAGCAGTTTCAGAACCGATGTGTTTGTTAGAAACTGAGCGCTTTTTAGCTAGTTTAAAAGATTTAGAAGTTCCCTATGCCGGATTATTTGTCAATCGCTGTTTGACAGATGATGAACTAGAAACAGACCGTTATGCTGAACAGCAAAATTTGCTCACAAAATACTTACAGATAGCACCTGAAAAACCTGTATTCATCGTACCCCAACAACAAGCGCCTCCCTTAGGTAGCAAGTTGTTAGATAGTTTAGCTGCCCAAATTCAAACAATTGACCATGTTGAGATTGCACCACCACCAATAATTCAATGGCCAAATAAAATCTTGCCTAGTTTTGGTGATTTTTTAGCTCAAGGATGTCAACTAATTATTGTGGGTGGTAAAGGAGGTGTAGGTAAAACCACAGTAGCAGCCGCTATAGGTTGGGCTTGCGCCCAGCATTATCCCCATAAAAAAATTCGAGTAATTTCCATAGATCCGGCTCATTCTTTAGGAGATGCTTTTGGGCAAACTTTAGGACATGAGCCTGTAATGCTAACTGCGAATTTGAGCGGACAGGAAGTTGATGAAACTAAAGTAATCGACAAATTCCGTTCCGATTATCTGTGGGAATTAGCAGATATGATTAGTGGGGAAGGCTCGCAAACAGATTCCACAGTGAATGTGGCTTACTTACCAGAAGCTTGGCGGCAAATTATGTCTCAAGCTTTACCTGGAATTGATGAGATATTATCTCTGGTCACTGTGATGGATCTATTAGATAGTAACCAAGCAGATTTAATTATTTTAGATACAGCACCTACAGGCCATCTCCTGCGCTTTTTGGAAATGCCATCAGCATTAGGAGATTGGTTAACCTGGATATTTAAGCTGTGGATGAAATATCAAAATGTTTTGGGTCATGTAGATGTAATTGGGCGGTTGCGGGGTTTACGGCAACAAGTTGTGCAGGCACAAAAGAAGTTAAAAAATCCCCGAGATACGCAATTTATTGGTGTAATCCAGGCGGAAGCGGCAATTATTGCTGAACATATTAGATTAACAGAATCTTTGAAAAAGATGGGAGTTAATCAACCTTATGTGGTGCAAAATCGCTACAGTTCACAAGCGGAAATTGATGGCAGTTTGTTTCCCGAACAAACAATTATCCGCTTACCGAATTTACCACGTTCTGTAGAGCCGGTGGTGAGAGTTCAATGTGCAGCACATCTGTTATTTGAATTTGAAGAATTAATTGCCAATAACAGCTAA
- a CDS encoding GvpL/GvpF family gas vesicle protein produces MESLNIYTYAFFNTPDIPLNLPEGNAGQLFLIHGSGISAVVEPGISLESVQNNDEQVIKMVLAHDRIIRELFQQTTILPLRFGTSFASPATLLKHIESHGAEYREKLDYIQGKTEYNLKLVPRIFQEPVKSPVGGGRDYFLAKKQHFENQKAYMIAQADEKSSLINLITEIYQSAVIVQEKAEEIRVYFLVNHEDKPLFLEQFLTWQEACPRWDFCLGEGLPPYHFV; encoded by the coding sequence ATGGAATCATTAAATATCTACACTTATGCTTTTTTTAATACTCCAGATATTCCCTTAAATTTACCAGAGGGTAATGCTGGTCAATTATTCTTAATTCATGGCTCTGGTATTTCCGCCGTTGTCGAACCAGGAATATCTTTAGAATCAGTACAAAATAATGATGAACAAGTTATCAAAATGGTTTTAGCTCACGATCGCATTATTCGTGAGCTATTTCAACAAACCACAATTTTACCTTTGCGTTTTGGTACTTCTTTTGCTTCTCCAGCTACATTACTCAAGCATATAGAATCTCACGGTGCAGAGTATCGTGAGAAATTAGATTATATTCAAGGGAAAACTGAATATAATTTAAAACTCGTGCCTCGAATTTTTCAAGAACCTGTAAAATCCCCCGTGGGCGGAGGTAGAGATTATTTTTTAGCAAAAAAACAGCATTTTGAAAATCAAAAAGCTTACATGATTGCCCAGGCTGATGAAAAATCTAGTCTGATTAACCTCATCACAGAAATTTATCAATCTGCCGTTATTGTCCAAGAGAAAGCCGAAGAAATTCGGGTTTACTTTTTAGTCAACCATGAAGATAAACCTTTATTTTTAGAACAGTTTTTAACTTGGCAAGAAGCTTGCCCTCGTTGGGATTTTTGCTTAGGAGAAGGATTACCCCCTTATCACTTTGTTTAA
- a CDS encoding gas vesicle protein produces the protein MKILRNRGTIRPKVTTMPRSKSEASSQLELYKLVTEQQRIKQELHFIEQRTVILKQRLNSLKDQIADTEQNINKLRQSDHRHPNLPKRPNIFFEANNYQAFEIEY, from the coding sequence ATGAAAATTCTTCGTAATCGCGGCACAATTAGACCTAAAGTAACTACTATGCCTCGTAGTAAATCTGAAGCTTCTAGTCAATTAGAACTCTATAAATTAGTAACAGAACAGCAAAGGATTAAGCAGGAGTTACACTTTATAGAACAGCGCACAGTAATTTTAAAACAGCGTTTGAATTCTCTAAAAGACCAGATAGCAGACACCGAACAAAATATTAATAAATTACGCCAATCTGACCACAGACATCCTAATTTACCTAAGCGTCCTAATATCTTTTTTGAAGCTAACAATTACCAAGCTTTTGAAATTGAATATTAA